One window from the genome of Streptomyces cadmiisoli encodes:
- the tpiA gene encoding triose-phosphate isomerase yields MKTRTPLMAGNWKMNLNHLEAIAHVQKLAFALADKDYEAVEVAVLPPFTDLRSVQTLVDGDKLKIKYGAQDLSAQDSGAYTGEISGSMLAKLKCTYVAVGHSERRQYHHETDDVVNAKVKAAFKHGLTPIMCVGEELEVREAGNHVAHTLAQVEGGLKGLPAEQAESIVIAYEPVWAIGTGKVCGAGDAQEVCAAIRGKLAELYGQELADQVRIQYGGSVKAGNVAEIMAQADIDGALVGGASLDADEFVKIVRFRDQ; encoded by the coding sequence ATGAAGACCCGTACGCCGCTGATGGCGGGCAACTGGAAGATGAACCTCAACCACCTCGAGGCCATCGCGCACGTCCAGAAGCTCGCCTTCGCCCTGGCCGACAAGGACTACGAGGCCGTCGAGGTCGCCGTCCTGCCGCCCTTCACCGACCTGCGCTCCGTGCAGACGCTGGTCGACGGCGACAAGCTCAAGATCAAGTACGGCGCCCAGGACCTCTCGGCGCAGGACTCCGGCGCCTACACCGGCGAGATCTCCGGCTCGATGCTGGCCAAGCTGAAGTGCACCTACGTGGCGGTCGGCCACTCCGAGCGCCGGCAGTACCACCACGAGACCGACGACGTGGTGAACGCCAAGGTCAAGGCCGCCTTCAAGCACGGTCTGACCCCGATCATGTGCGTCGGCGAGGAACTGGAGGTCCGCGAGGCGGGCAACCACGTCGCGCACACCCTCGCCCAGGTCGAGGGCGGTCTCAAGGGGCTGCCGGCCGAGCAGGCCGAGTCGATCGTGATCGCCTACGAGCCGGTGTGGGCCATCGGCACCGGCAAGGTCTGCGGCGCGGGCGACGCCCAGGAGGTCTGCGCGGCGATCCGCGGCAAGCTCGCCGAGCTGTACGGCCAGGAGCTCGCGGACCAGGTGCGGATCCAGTACGGCGGCTCCGTGAAGGCCGGCAACGTGGCCGAGATCATGGCCCAGGCGGACATCGACGGCGCGCTGGTCGGCGGCGCCTCGCTGGACGCCGACGAGTTCGTCAAGATCGTCCGCTTCCGCGACCAGTGA
- the secG gene encoding preprotein translocase subunit SecG — translation MGFSIALIVFSLLLMLLVLMHKGKGGGLSDMFGGGMQSSVGGSSVAERNLDRITLVVGLLWFACIVVLGIMMKLD, via the coding sequence ATGGGGTTCTCGATCGCCCTGATCGTCTTCAGCCTGCTGCTGATGCTGCTGGTGCTGATGCACAAGGGGAAGGGCGGCGGCCTCTCCGACATGTTCGGTGGCGGCATGCAGTCGTCCGTGGGCGGCTCGTCGGTCGCCGAGCGCAACCTCGACCGGATCACCCTGGTGGTCGGTCTGCTCTGGTTCGCCTGCATCGTTGTGCTCGGCATCATGATGAAGCTCGACTGA
- a CDS encoding RNA polymerase-binding protein RbpA, with protein MGEAERGESAPRLRISFWCSNGHETQPSFASDAQVPDTWDCPRCGFPAGQDRDNPPDPPRTEPYKTHLAYVRERRSDADGEAILAEALAKLRGEI; from the coding sequence ATGGGCGAGGCCGAGCGCGGCGAGTCCGCGCCGCGTCTGCGCATCTCCTTCTGGTGCTCCAACGGGCATGAGACACAGCCGAGCTTCGCCAGCGACGCGCAGGTCCCCGACACCTGGGACTGTCCGCGTTGCGGATTCCCGGCCGGCCAGGACCGGGACAACCCGCCGGACCCGCCGCGCACGGAACCGTACAAGACGCATCTGGCGTACGTGCGGGAGCGGCGCAGTGACGCGGACGGCGAGGCGATCCTCGCCGAGGCGCTCGCCAAACTGCGCGGCGAGATCTAG
- the pgi gene encoding glucose-6-phosphate isomerase, whose amino-acid sequence MNADGRTRLNETPEWTALAEHREELGGVGLRELFDTDPGRGTGYTLQVGDLHVDYAKHLVTDETLRLLRELAAATDVFGLRDAMFRGEKINTTEDRAVLHTALRAPRDAVIEVDGRNVVPDVHAVLDKMAGFAERVRSGEWTGYTGRRIRNVVNVGIGGSDLGPAMAYEVLRAFTDRDLTVRFVSNVDGADLHEATRDLDPAETLFIIASKTFTTIETITNATSARSWLLQALGDEKAVARHFVALSTNAEKVTGFGIDPDNMFEFWDWVGGRYSYDSAIGLSLMIAIGPERFREMLDGFHLVDEHFRTAPAESNVPLLLGLLGVWYGNFHDAQSHAVLPYSHYLSRFTAYLQQLDMESNGKYVGRDGREVEWQTGPVVWGTPGTNGQHAYYQLLHQGTKLIPADFIGFAEPVAELSGELTAQHDLLMANFFAQTQALAFGKTADEVRAEGVPEELVPHKTFRGDRPTTTILARELSPSVLGQLVALYEHKVFVQGAIWNIDSFDQWGVELGKVLAKRVEPALTEGAEVPGLDTSTKALVAKYRELRGRTK is encoded by the coding sequence ATGAACGCAGACGGCCGTACCAGGCTCAACGAGACGCCCGAGTGGACCGCGCTGGCCGAGCACCGTGAGGAGCTCGGCGGGGTCGGACTGCGCGAGCTCTTCGACACGGATCCCGGGCGGGGTACGGGATACACCCTCCAGGTCGGGGACCTCCACGTCGACTACGCCAAACACCTGGTCACCGACGAGACGCTGCGGCTGCTGCGCGAGCTGGCCGCCGCGACCGACGTCTTCGGCCTCAGGGACGCCATGTTCCGCGGCGAGAAGATCAATACGACCGAGGACCGGGCGGTGCTGCACACCGCCCTGCGGGCGCCCCGGGACGCGGTGATCGAGGTCGACGGCAGGAACGTCGTCCCGGATGTGCACGCCGTGCTCGACAAGATGGCCGGCTTCGCCGAGCGGGTCCGGTCGGGGGAGTGGACCGGGTACACCGGCAGGCGGATCCGCAACGTCGTCAACGTCGGTATCGGCGGCTCCGACCTCGGCCCGGCGATGGCCTACGAGGTGCTGCGCGCCTTCACCGACCGGGACCTCACCGTCCGCTTCGTCTCGAACGTCGACGGCGCCGACCTGCACGAGGCGACCCGTGACCTGGACCCGGCCGAGACGCTGTTCATCATCGCGTCCAAGACCTTCACCACCATCGAGACCATCACCAACGCCACCTCGGCGCGCTCCTGGCTCCTTCAGGCGCTCGGCGACGAGAAGGCGGTGGCCCGGCACTTCGTCGCGCTGTCCACGAACGCCGAGAAGGTCACCGGGTTCGGCATCGACCCGGACAACATGTTCGAGTTCTGGGACTGGGTCGGCGGCCGCTACTCCTACGACTCGGCGATCGGCCTGTCCCTGATGATCGCCATCGGCCCGGAGCGCTTCCGCGAGATGCTCGACGGCTTCCACCTGGTCGACGAGCACTTCCGCACCGCTCCCGCCGAGTCCAACGTGCCGCTCTTGCTGGGCCTGTTGGGCGTCTGGTACGGCAACTTCCATGACGCCCAGTCGCACGCGGTGCTGCCGTACAGCCACTACCTGTCCAGGTTCACGGCCTATCTCCAGCAGCTCGACATGGAGTCCAACGGCAAGTACGTCGGCCGGGACGGGCGTGAGGTGGAGTGGCAGACCGGGCCCGTGGTCTGGGGCACCCCCGGCACCAACGGGCAGCACGCCTACTACCAGCTCCTGCACCAGGGCACCAAGCTGATCCCGGCCGACTTCATCGGCTTCGCCGAGCCGGTCGCCGAGCTCTCCGGCGAGCTGACGGCGCAGCACGACCTGCTGATGGCCAACTTCTTCGCCCAGACGCAGGCGCTGGCCTTCGGCAAGACGGCGGACGAGGTGCGGGCCGAGGGCGTGCCCGAGGAACTGGTCCCGCACAAGACCTTCCGGGGCGACCGCCCGACGACGACGATCCTCGCGCGCGAGCTGAGCCCTTCGGTGCTCGGCCAGTTGGTCGCGCTGTACGAGCACAAGGTCTTCGTCCAGGGCGCGATCTGGAACATCGACTCCTTCGACCAATGGGGCGTCGAGCTCGGCAAGGTCCTCGCGAAGCGGGTCGAACCCGCGCTGACCGAGGGCGCCGAGGTGCCCGGACTCGACACGTCCACCAAGGCGCTGGTCGCCAAGTACCGGGAGCTGCGCGGCCGGACGAAGTGA
- a CDS encoding ABC transporter permease, with amino-acid sequence MRATLRWVHSDLRAHRGEALFIVLATAGVVVSLLLATALFGYATNPWQRVFKQSRDAHVWIHTGLSARTHELAALDGVESVAGPYPTESATVASRGIRASVELRGTTARPAVGRPLLVSGRWLDGADPDGVVLESHLARALLAEPGDVLRLPGTARALTVAGIADSAEPRYRPGERRGLVWALPSAVRAPDGEVTGLRLADPDETDYAVQRAVTALGAGAVNEVTTWQQARSEAQGDTRLLGQVLGLFGLGALLAAGLAVHGVISTRIRGHLRDISVLKAIGFTPAQVVRVFLLQHVAYALLGALAAAALTQGLGGRIPGRLGDAVDVWQGLPGHTAALLAIPVGVVLFIAATTGLAAWRAGRVPPVPVPRTAAPVAGRLSGLARGALGLRLPPALVLGWHKAFPRRPRTPATVARLALPLLLIVVAMSAWSTVERFQNRPEQVGLAAALTVRPDREVADRDVRALLDRDPRIAAAHPGVEMAALVPGQTATIALRGLGTGRDPYPFALAEGRAPLGRDEAVAGQGLLDLLDVRVGDWVRMTVGDQPQILHIVGRSIEPENAGRVISTSLDTLRENDPELRPTLYELRLRAGAEPQDVAGDLATTMGGHLDVHATPNPVDGLASLRGVVLGLIAVLALIGVVELLTVIGGTVREGERDLLALKAVGLTPRQITAVTVTATACTALCAVLLGTALGLPLAHWLIDAQGRSSGMGAGIAQGPSPVFLLLFGAAAVLGAAALAVLPAARAARRRLVDTLSAVA; translated from the coding sequence ATGCGAGCGACCCTGCGCTGGGTGCACTCCGATCTGCGCGCACACCGGGGCGAGGCCCTGTTCATCGTGCTCGCCACCGCCGGGGTCGTCGTCTCGCTGCTGCTGGCGACCGCGCTGTTCGGCTACGCCACCAACCCCTGGCAGCGCGTGTTCAAGCAGTCGCGGGACGCGCACGTGTGGATCCACACCGGCCTGTCGGCCCGTACGCACGAGCTCGCCGCGCTGGACGGCGTGGAGTCCGTCGCGGGCCCCTACCCGACCGAGTCCGCCACCGTCGCCTCCCGGGGCATCCGCGCCTCGGTCGAACTGCGCGGCACGACCGCGCGGCCCGCCGTCGGGCGCCCGCTGCTCGTCTCGGGCCGCTGGCTGGACGGCGCGGACCCCGACGGTGTGGTGCTGGAGAGCCATCTGGCGCGCGCCCTGCTCGCCGAGCCCGGGGACGTCCTCAGGCTGCCCGGCACCGCGCGCGCCCTGACGGTCGCGGGCATCGCCGACAGCGCCGAGCCGCGCTACCGCCCCGGTGAGCGCCGCGGACTCGTCTGGGCCCTGCCGTCCGCGGTGCGCGCACCGGACGGCGAGGTGACCGGGCTGCGTCTGGCGGACCCGGACGAGACCGACTACGCCGTCCAGCGCGCCGTGACCGCCCTCGGGGCCGGCGCCGTGAACGAGGTCACCACCTGGCAGCAGGCCCGGTCCGAGGCGCAGGGCGACACCCGCCTGCTCGGCCAGGTGCTCGGCCTGTTCGGGCTCGGCGCCCTGCTCGCCGCCGGGCTCGCCGTGCACGGGGTGATCAGCACCCGCATCCGGGGCCATCTGCGGGACATCTCGGTGCTGAAGGCGATCGGGTTCACACCCGCCCAGGTGGTCCGTGTGTTCCTGCTCCAGCACGTCGCCTACGCCCTGCTCGGCGCGCTCGCCGCGGCGGCGCTCACCCAGGGCCTCGGCGGCCGGATCCCGGGGCGCCTCGGGGACGCGGTCGACGTCTGGCAGGGGCTGCCGGGGCACACGGCGGCCCTGCTGGCGATACCGGTGGGCGTGGTGCTGTTCATCGCCGCCACCACCGGACTCGCCGCCTGGCGGGCCGGGCGGGTGCCCCCGGTGCCGGTGCCGCGGACCGCCGCACCGGTGGCCGGCCGGCTCTCGGGCCTGGCCCGCGGGGCGCTCGGGCTGCGGCTGCCGCCCGCGCTGGTGCTCGGCTGGCACAAGGCGTTCCCCCGCCGGCCCCGGACCCCGGCCACCGTCGCCCGGCTGGCGCTGCCCCTGCTGCTGATCGTGGTGGCGATGAGCGCCTGGAGCACCGTCGAGCGCTTCCAGAACAGGCCCGAGCAGGTCGGCCTGGCCGCCGCGCTCACCGTCCGCCCGGACCGCGAGGTGGCCGACCGCGACGTCCGCGCGCTGCTCGACCGCGATCCGCGGATCGCCGCCGCCCACCCGGGCGTCGAGATGGCGGCGCTGGTGCCCGGGCAGACGGCCACGATCGCCCTGCGCGGCCTGGGCACCGGCCGCGACCCCTATCCGTTCGCGCTGGCCGAGGGGCGCGCGCCGCTCGGCCGGGACGAGGCGGTGGCCGGGCAGGGCCTGCTCGACCTGCTGGACGTGCGCGTCGGCGACTGGGTGCGGATGACGGTCGGCGATCAGCCGCAGATCCTGCACATCGTGGGCCGCAGCATCGAGCCGGAGAACGCCGGCCGGGTCATCTCCACCTCGCTCGACACCCTCCGGGAGAACGACCCCGAGCTGCGTCCCACCCTGTACGAGCTGCGGCTGCGGGCCGGCGCCGAACCGCAGGACGTCGCGGGCGACCTGGCGACGACCATGGGCGGGCATCTGGATGTGCACGCCACCCCGAACCCGGTGGACGGTCTGGCGTCGCTGCGCGGGGTCGTGCTCGGGCTGATCGCGGTCCTCGCCCTGATCGGCGTGGTCGAACTGCTCACGGTGATCGGCGGCACCGTCCGCGAGGGCGAGCGGGATCTGCTGGCGCTCAAGGCCGTCGGCCTCACCCCGCGGCAGATCACCGCCGTCACCGTCACGGCGACCGCCTGCACCGCCCTGTGCGCCGTCCTGCTCGGCACCGCGCTGGGACTGCCGCTCGCGCACTGGCTGATCGACGCCCAGGGCAGGTCCAGCGGCATGGGCGCCGGGATAGCGCAGGGTCCGTCGCCGGTCTTCCTGCTGCTGTTCGGCGCCGCCGCCGTGCTGGGCGCCGCCGCGCTCGCGGTGCTGCCCGCGGCCCGGGCGGCCCGCCGCCGGCTCGTCGACACGCTGAGCGCGGTGGCCTGA
- a CDS encoding ABC transporter ATP-binding protein — protein sequence MSENPTPLLRAEGLVKTHYGEGAPAHAVRGVDLSVAHGEFVAVTGPSGAGKSTLLHLLGGLQRPDEGSIRLDGECTDSYSEARWAIERRRRIGIVFQFFNLVSNLSVADNVELPALLAGVPPKRARAERSALLTELGLDGKERSMPGELSGGEQQRVALARALVNHPPLLLADEPAGSLDSRGTREVMRLLSRFHARGQTILLVTHDARLASAADRVISFFDGRIADDAELTGTPSRRAGTSGVLELRD from the coding sequence GTGAGCGAGAACCCCACTCCGCTGCTGCGTGCCGAGGGGCTGGTCAAGACGCACTACGGGGAGGGCGCCCCCGCCCACGCCGTACGCGGTGTCGATCTGAGCGTGGCGCACGGCGAGTTCGTGGCCGTCACCGGCCCGTCCGGCGCCGGGAAGTCGACGCTGCTGCATCTGCTCGGCGGACTCCAGCGGCCCGACGAGGGCAGCATCCGGCTGGACGGCGAGTGCACGGACTCCTACAGCGAGGCCCGCTGGGCGATCGAGCGCCGCCGGCGCATCGGGATCGTCTTCCAGTTCTTCAACCTGGTCTCCAACCTCTCGGTCGCGGACAACGTCGAGCTGCCCGCCCTGCTCGCCGGAGTCCCGCCCAAGCGCGCGCGGGCCGAGCGGTCGGCCCTGCTGACCGAGCTGGGCCTGGACGGCAAGGAGCGCAGCATGCCGGGCGAGCTGTCCGGCGGTGAGCAGCAGCGGGTCGCGCTGGCCCGCGCCCTGGTGAACCATCCGCCCCTGCTGCTGGCCGACGAGCCGGCCGGCAGCCTGGACAGCCGGGGCACCCGCGAGGTGATGCGGCTGCTGTCCCGCTTCCACGCACGCGGCCAGACGATCCTGCTGGTCACCCATGACGCCCGGCTGGCGAGCGCCGCCGACCGGGTGATCAGCTTCTTCGACGGGCGGATCGCGGACGACGCGGAACTGACCGGCACCCCGTCCCGCCGGGCCGGCACGTCCGGGGTGCTGGAACTGAGGGACTGA
- a CDS encoding PadR family transcriptional regulator: MRLPLLALLARGPAHGYELKQDLEQLLGAAYPQPNIGQIYVTLGRLEKSGLIEGEEVEQSNRPNKKIYHLTDAGREALNAWYEETADEPRVRDEFFMKLALAPRTGLADQIALINKQRRQYLNTMRNLSKLAAAENRDNRVAHLLIEGAMLHLQADLDWLERCQEELEGSE; the protein is encoded by the coding sequence GTGCGCCTGCCACTCCTGGCACTCCTCGCGCGCGGCCCGGCCCACGGCTACGAGCTGAAGCAGGACCTTGAGCAACTGCTGGGCGCCGCGTACCCTCAGCCCAACATCGGCCAGATCTACGTGACCCTCGGCCGCCTCGAGAAGTCCGGACTGATCGAGGGCGAAGAGGTGGAGCAGTCGAACCGGCCCAACAAGAAGATCTACCACCTCACCGACGCCGGGCGGGAGGCGCTGAACGCCTGGTACGAGGAGACGGCGGACGAGCCGCGGGTGCGGGACGAGTTCTTCATGAAGCTCGCCCTGGCGCCGCGGACCGGGCTCGCCGACCAGATCGCGCTGATCAACAAACAGCGGCGCCAGTACCTGAACACCATGCGCAACCTGTCGAAGCTGGCCGCCGCCGAGAACCGCGACAACCGCGTCGCCCATCTGCTCATCGAGGGTGCGATGCTGCATCTCCAGGCCGACCTGGACTGGTTGGAGCGCTGCCAGGAGGAACTGGAGGGGTCGGAGTGA
- a CDS encoding ABC transporter substrate-binding protein translates to MRWTHAAGRGLLALVVLLTGYVTAGAHADDAPAGGRGPLTLATAGDLTAYLGPLLDDWNRTNPGERITLVELPDSADETRSQMITDLRGGSRGRFDILNIDVAWTSEFAAAGWIRPLPRDRFPLDAFLPPVVDTATWDGQLYAVPYVTNAGLLLYRKDVLAEEGLPPPRTWAELEHAARTVAPKHGLDGYAGQFLPYEGLTVNAAEAVYSAGGTILGDEGERVTVNSDAAREGIGFLARGVREGWIPREALTYKEEESKQAFLDGGLLFLRNWPYAYAAASAEGSPLAGKVGAVPLPGPDGPGASVLGGSNLAVSTHARHPDTAARLIAYLTSEPVQRQVLTRGALPPVRAALYEDPKLVRDHPYLPTLRAAVLAAAPRPKSPRYDQVSLVVQAVVHDATTGRQTPERAVRRLARELAVISRG, encoded by the coding sequence ATGCGGTGGACGCACGCCGCCGGTAGGGGCCTCCTCGCCCTCGTCGTCCTCCTGACCGGTTACGTCACCGCCGGCGCGCACGCCGACGACGCGCCCGCGGGGGGCCGCGGCCCGCTCACCCTGGCCACCGCGGGGGACCTGACGGCCTACCTCGGTCCCCTGCTCGACGACTGGAACCGCACGAACCCCGGCGAGAGGATCACCCTCGTCGAGCTGCCGGACTCCGCCGACGAGACCCGCTCGCAGATGATCACCGACCTGCGCGGCGGATCCCGCGGCCGCTTCGACATCCTCAACATCGACGTCGCCTGGACCTCCGAGTTCGCGGCGGCCGGCTGGATCCGCCCGCTGCCCCGCGACCGTTTCCCGCTGGACGCGTTCCTGCCCCCGGTCGTCGACACCGCGACCTGGGACGGGCAGCTGTACGCCGTCCCGTACGTCACCAACGCCGGACTGCTGCTGTACCGCAAGGACGTCCTCGCCGAGGAGGGCCTGCCGCCGCCGCGGACCTGGGCCGAACTGGAGCACGCCGCGCGGACCGTCGCCCCGAAGCACGGCCTCGATGGCTACGCGGGCCAGTTCCTGCCGTACGAGGGCCTCACCGTCAACGCCGCCGAGGCCGTGTACTCGGCGGGCGGCACGATCCTCGGCGACGAGGGCGAACGCGTCACCGTGAACTCCGACGCGGCGCGCGAGGGGATCGGCTTCCTCGCCCGCGGGGTGCGCGAGGGCTGGATCCCGCGCGAGGCGCTGACCTACAAGGAGGAGGAGTCCAAGCAGGCCTTCCTCGACGGCGGCCTGCTGTTCCTGCGCAACTGGCCGTACGCGTACGCCGCCGCCTCGGCCGAGGGGTCGCCGCTGGCCGGCAAGGTCGGCGCCGTGCCGCTGCCCGGGCCGGACGGCCCCGGGGCGAGTGTGCTCGGCGGCTCCAATCTGGCCGTCAGCACCCACGCGCGGCACCCCGACACGGCCGCGCGCCTGATCGCGTACCTCACCAGCGAGCCCGTGCAGCGCCAGGTGCTCACGCGCGGCGCGCTGCCGCCGGTGCGCGCCGCGCTCTACGAGGACCCGAAGCTGGTCCGCGACCACCCCTATCTGCCCACCCTGCGGGCCGCCGTGCTGGCGGCCGCGCCGCGTCCCAAGAGCCCGCGCTACGACCAGGTCAGCCTGGTGGTGCAGGCGGTGGTGCACGACGCGACGACCGGGCGCCAGACGCCCGAGCGCGCGGTGCGACGGCTGGCGCGCGAGCTCGCCGTCATCTCCCGAGGCTAG
- a CDS encoding glycoside hydrolase family 13 protein — MHTHHWWRDAVIYQVYVRSFLDSTGDGIGDLAGVRAGLPYLKKLGVDGIWLSPFFPSPQHDHGYDVSDYCDVDPLFGDLAEFDLLMTAARRLGVRVLLDIVPNHCSSDHPWFREALAAGPGSAARARFHFADGRGPDGAEPPNNWHAMFGGPAWTRVTEPDGRPGQWYLHMFTPEQPDWNWREPAVGAEFDRILRFWLDRGVDGFRIDVAAGLFKHPDLPDSPDPEADARTRDSVNPLAWNQPEVHDVWRHWRAVCEEYTGRDGRERLLVGEVSVPTAREHADYVRPDELHQAFFFDLLGAPWDADAFRKVISEAMQDIAGTGSTVTWVLNNHDQVRTVTRYGEPAPEGSGLGAARARAAALLMLALPGAAYIYQGEELGLPEVVDLPDDVLTDPIFRRTGSRARIRDGCRVPMPWSGQASPFGFTSGVEGAKPWLPQPEWFADHATDRALADTRSFWHLYRDGLQLRSSLPQLGEGSLRWLDSPPGVLAFARGDDLVCAVNFTPAPVPAPVSGTPLLSSGPCPAAGVLPGSTAAWWVNDL, encoded by the coding sequence ATCCACACCCACCACTGGTGGCGCGACGCAGTGATCTACCAGGTGTACGTCCGCAGCTTCCTGGACAGCACCGGTGACGGCATCGGCGATCTCGCCGGCGTCCGGGCCGGGCTGCCCTACCTGAAGAAACTCGGCGTCGACGGCATCTGGCTGAGTCCCTTCTTCCCCTCGCCGCAGCACGACCACGGCTACGACGTGTCCGACTACTGCGACGTCGACCCGCTGTTCGGCGACCTCGCCGAGTTCGACCTGCTGATGACGGCGGCCCGGCGCCTGGGCGTCAGGGTGCTGCTCGACATCGTGCCCAACCACTGCTCCAGCGACCACCCGTGGTTCCGCGAGGCGCTCGCCGCCGGGCCCGGCAGCGCGGCCCGCGCCCGCTTCCACTTCGCCGACGGCCGCGGCCCGGACGGTGCCGAGCCGCCCAACAACTGGCACGCCATGTTCGGCGGCCCCGCCTGGACCCGGGTCACCGAGCCCGACGGCCGCCCCGGTCAGTGGTACCTGCACATGTTCACCCCCGAGCAGCCCGACTGGAACTGGCGCGAGCCCGCGGTGGGCGCCGAGTTCGACCGGATCCTGCGCTTCTGGCTCGACCGCGGAGTCGACGGCTTCCGCATCGACGTCGCCGCCGGCCTCTTCAAGCACCCCGACCTGCCGGACTCCCCGGACCCGGAGGCCGACGCCCGCACCCGCGACTCGGTCAACCCGCTCGCCTGGAACCAGCCCGAGGTGCACGACGTGTGGCGGCACTGGCGCGCCGTGTGCGAGGAGTACACGGGACGCGACGGCCGGGAGCGGCTGCTGGTCGGCGAGGTGTCCGTGCCGACGGCCCGCGAGCACGCCGACTACGTCCGCCCCGACGAACTCCACCAGGCCTTCTTCTTCGACCTGCTGGGCGCCCCCTGGGACGCCGACGCCTTCCGCAAGGTCATCTCCGAGGCCATGCAGGACATCGCCGGCACGGGCTCGACGGTCACCTGGGTCCTCAACAACCACGACCAGGTCCGCACCGTCACCCGCTACGGCGAACCCGCCCCCGAGGGCAGCGGCCTCGGCGCCGCCCGCGCCCGCGCCGCCGCGCTGCTGATGCTGGCGCTGCCCGGAGCCGCGTACATCTACCAGGGCGAGGAGCTGGGCCTGCCCGAGGTCGTCGACCTGCCCGACGACGTGCTCACCGACCCGATCTTCCGGCGCACCGGCAGCCGGGCCCGGATCCGTGACGGCTGCCGCGTGCCGATGCCGTGGTCGGGACAGGCGTCCCCGTTCGGCTTCACCTCCGGTGTCGAGGGCGCCAAGCCCTGGCTGCCGCAGCCGGAGTGGTTCGCCGACCACGCCACCGACCGGGCCCTCGCGGACACCCGCTCCTTCTGGCACCTGTACCGCGACGGGCTCCAACTGCGCTCCTCACTGCCCCAGTTGGGCGAGGGCTCGCTGCGCTGGCTGGACTCCCCGCCCGGTGTCCTCGCCTTCGCCCGCGGCGACGACCTGGTCTGCGCCGTCAACTTCACCCCGGCGCCCGTCCCCGCACCCGTCTCCGGGACCCCGCTGCTGTCCAGCGGGCCCTGCCCGGCGGCCGGCGTCCTGCCCGGCTCCACCGCCGCCTGGTGGGTCAACGACCTCTGA
- a CDS encoding ABC transporter substrate-binding protein — MMRRRTTLLTGCTALVLAIGATACGSSDPVSAGGGDKALSGQTVSVAGVWSGSEQENFQKVLDAFTEKTGAKTQFVSTGDNVSTVVGSKIEGGNAPDLVMVPQVGVLQQFAKEGWLQPLSKTAQESVGANYAQAWKTYGSVDGTLYGLYFKAAHKSTVWYSPDALAQAGVEPPKTYEEMLEAGRTVSDSGLAAFSVAGQDGWTLTDWFENIYLSQAGPEKYDALAAHELKWTDATVVDALTTLGELFKDKQLVAGGQKQALNTDFPGSVEKVFGPKPEAGMVYEGDFVAGVAKDQFGRTIGEDANFFPFPAVDGGTAPVVSGGDAAVVLKDGKNAEAGMKLLEYLATPEAAAVWAEAGGFLSPNKKLDLASYGDDVTRATAESLVGAGDSVRFDMSDQAPAAFGGTKGAGEWKILQDFLRDPSDPKGTAAELEKAAAKAYGN, encoded by the coding sequence ATGATGAGACGACGTACCACCCTGCTCACCGGCTGCACCGCGCTCGTACTGGCGATCGGCGCGACCGCCTGCGGCAGCAGCGACCCGGTCTCGGCCGGCGGCGGCGACAAGGCGCTCAGCGGCCAGACGGTCTCCGTGGCCGGTGTCTGGTCCGGCAGCGAGCAGGAGAACTTCCAGAAGGTGCTCGACGCCTTCACCGAGAAGACGGGGGCGAAGACCCAGTTCGTGTCCACCGGCGACAACGTCTCCACCGTCGTCGGCAGCAAGATCGAGGGCGGCAACGCCCCCGACCTCGTCATGGTCCCGCAGGTCGGCGTGCTCCAGCAGTTCGCGAAGGAGGGCTGGCTCCAGCCGCTGTCCAAGACCGCCCAGGAGTCGGTCGGCGCCAACTACGCACAGGCGTGGAAGACGTACGGCAGCGTCGACGGCACCCTCTACGGCCTGTACTTCAAGGCCGCCCACAAGTCGACCGTCTGGTACAGCCCCGACGCCCTCGCCCAGGCCGGCGTCGAGCCGCCGAAGACGTACGAGGAGATGCTGGAGGCCGGGCGCACCGTCTCCGACTCCGGGCTGGCCGCGTTCTCGGTCGCCGGGCAGGACGGCTGGACGCTCACCGACTGGTTCGAGAACATCTACCTCTCCCAGGCCGGACCCGAGAAGTACGACGCCCTCGCCGCGCACGAGCTGAAGTGGACCGACGCCACCGTGGTCGATGCGCTCACCACGCTCGGTGAGCTGTTCAAGGACAAGCAGCTCGTCGCCGGCGGTCAGAAGCAGGCCCTGAACACCGACTTCCCGGGCTCGGTGGAGAAGGTGTTCGGGCCGAAGCCCGAGGCGGGCATGGTCTACGAGGGCGACTTCGTCGCCGGGGTCGCCAAGGACCAGTTCGGCCGGACCATCGGCGAGGACGCGAACTTCTTCCCGTTCCCGGCGGTCGACGGCGGCACCGCGCCCGTGGTCAGCGGCGGCGACGCGGCCGTGGTCCTCAAGGACGGCAAGAACGCCGAGGCCGGCATGAAGCTCCTGGAGTACCTCGCCACCCCGGAGGCCGCCGCGGTGTGGGCCGAGGCGGGCGGCTTCCTCTCCCCGAACAAGAAGCTCGACCTCGCCTCCTACGGCGACGACGTCACCCGGGCCACCGCCGAGTCGCTGGTCGGTGCCGGGGACTCGGTCCGCTTCGACATGTCCGACCAGGCGCCCGCCGCCTTCGGCGGCACCAAGGGCGCGGGCGAGTGGAAGATCCTCCAGGACTTCCTGCGCGACCCCTCCGACCCGAAGGGCACCGCCGCCGAGCTGGAGAAGGCGGCGGCCAAGGCTTACGGGAACTGA